Proteins encoded in a region of the Spiribacter sp. 1M189 genome:
- the rplR gene encoding 50S ribosomal protein L18: MEKKAARQRRARKARAKMRELGAVRLTIHRTPRHTYAQVISADAGQTLAAASTLEKDVRGELASGGNIEAAKAVGRAIAERATAAGITEVAFDRSGFKFHGRVQAIADAAREAGLKF; this comes from the coding sequence ATGGAGAAGAAGGCAGCAAGACAGCGCCGGGCCCGCAAGGCCCGCGCCAAGATGCGGGAGCTCGGAGCGGTACGGCTGACGATCCACCGTACCCCCCGGCATACCTATGCCCAGGTCATCTCCGCGGATGCCGGCCAGACGCTGGCGGCGGCATCTACCCTGGAGAAGGACGTGCGCGGCGAACTCGCCAGCGGCGGCAATATCGAGGCCGCCAAGGCGGTGGGCCGGGCCATCGCCGAGCGCGCGACGGCCGCGGGCATCACCGAGGTGGCCTTCGACCGCTCGGGCTTCAAGTTTCACGGACGTGTTCAGGCGATTGCCGATGCCGCCCGTGAAGCCGGACTCAAATTCTGA
- the rpsM gene encoding 30S ribosomal protein S13 codes for MARIAGVNIPANKHTVIALTSIYGIGRTRAASICKAADIAPDRKVNELTDDELERVRGVVNEYAVEGDLRRQVAMDIKRLMDMGCYRGIRHRRGMTVRGQKTRTNARTRKGPRRAVTR; via the coding sequence ATGGCCCGTATTGCTGGCGTCAATATCCCCGCCAACAAGCACACAGTGATCGCGCTGACCTCGATTTACGGCATTGGCCGGACTCGGGCGGCGTCTATCTGCAAGGCGGCCGACATCGCGCCCGACCGCAAGGTCAACGAGCTCACGGATGACGAGCTCGAGCGCGTGCGCGGCGTTGTCAACGAATATGCCGTCGAGGGCGACCTGCGGCGTCAGGTGGCCATGGACATCAAGCGTTTGATGGACATGGGCTGCTACCGCGGCATCCGCCACCGGCGTGGCATGACGGTGCGGGGACAGAAGACCCGGACCAATGCGCGTACCCGCAAGGGCCCGCGCCGTGCCGTCACCCGTTAA
- the rpsK gene encoding 30S ribosomal protein S11 gives MAKPTTRTRKRVKRTVVDGIAHVNASFNNTVITITDRQGNALAWASAGGSGFRGSRKSTPFAAQVASERAGESAKDYGLKNLEVRVKGPGPGRESAVRALNNVGYRITNIEDVTPIPHNGCRPPKKRRV, from the coding sequence ATGGCCAAGCCAACCACCCGTACCCGCAAGCGCGTCAAGCGTACGGTTGTCGATGGGATCGCGCACGTCAACGCGAGCTTCAATAACACGGTGATCACCATCACCGACCGGCAGGGTAATGCCCTCGCCTGGGCCAGTGCCGGCGGCAGTGGTTTCCGCGGCTCACGCAAGAGCACGCCGTTCGCCGCGCAGGTGGCGTCCGAGCGGGCCGGCGAGTCGGCCAAGGACTACGGTCTGAAAAATCTGGAGGTGCGGGTCAAGGGACCGGGGCCGGGCCGCGAGTCCGCCGTTCGGGCCCTCAACAACGTTGGCTACCGCATCACGAATATCGAGGACGTGACGCCCATCCCGCACAACGGATGCCGTCCGCCCAAGAAGCGTCGCGTCTGA
- the rpsD gene encoding 30S ribosomal protein S4, translating into MARYIGPTCKLARREGTDLYLKSGVRPLDSKCKLDTPPGQHGQRRGRLSDYGLQLREKQKVRRMYGVLERQFRKYYKEADRRKGNTGENLLQLLESRLDNVVYRMGFAATRAEARQLVAHRAVEHNGRVTNVASAEVKAGDEVGIRQRAQKQLRVQAAQEMAQQNGLPEWLEVDAKAFKGTFKQLPDRADLAAEINEHLIVELYSK; encoded by the coding sequence ATGGCACGTTACATCGGACCGACCTGCAAGCTCGCTCGCCGCGAGGGCACCGACCTCTACCTGAAGAGCGGCGTCCGGCCACTCGACAGCAAGTGCAAGTTGGATACGCCTCCGGGGCAGCACGGCCAGCGCCGCGGCCGCCTCTCGGATTACGGCCTGCAGCTGCGCGAGAAGCAGAAAGTGCGCCGCATGTACGGCGTGCTGGAGCGTCAGTTCCGGAAGTACTACAAGGAAGCCGACCGCCGCAAGGGCAACACGGGTGAGAACCTGCTGCAGCTCCTTGAAAGCCGGCTCGACAACGTCGTCTACCGCATGGGCTTTGCGGCGACCCGCGCCGAGGCCCGCCAGTTGGTGGCGCACCGCGCGGTGGAGCACAACGGCCGGGTGACCAACGTCGCCTCCGCCGAGGTCAAGGCGGGTGACGAGGTGGGCATCCGCCAGCGCGCTCAGAAGCAGCTCCGCGTGCAGGCCGCCCAAGAGATGGCACAGCAGAACGGACTGCCGGAGTGGCTCGAGGTCGATGCCAAGGCGTTCAAGGGCACTTTCAAGCAGCTGCCCGACCGCGCCGATCTGGCCGCCGAGATCAACGAGCATCTCATCGTCGAGCTTTATTCCAAGTAA
- the rplO gene encoding 50S ribosomal protein L15, whose translation MRLNSLRPAPGSRRDAERVGRGAGSGMGKTASRGHKGQKSRSGGFHKTGFEGGQMPLQRRVPKVGFRSRKGQYVAEVRLPELALVDGDVVSLETLQAAGIVPRNARSAKVIASGEIARAVTLQGVRATAGARAAIEKAGGKVEA comes from the coding sequence ATGCGACTGAATTCACTGCGCCCCGCACCGGGTTCGCGGCGCGATGCCGAGCGCGTCGGCCGTGGCGCCGGCTCGGGCATGGGCAAGACCGCGAGCCGTGGTCATAAGGGGCAGAAGTCCCGCAGCGGCGGCTTCCACAAGACCGGTTTCGAGGGCGGCCAGATGCCGCTCCAGCGTCGGGTGCCCAAGGTCGGCTTCCGCTCGCGCAAGGGTCAGTACGTGGCCGAGGTCCGCCTGCCGGAGCTCGCCCTGGTGGATGGTGATGTGGTCTCGCTGGAGACGCTGCAGGCCGCAGGGATTGTGCCGCGGAACGCGCGGTCGGCGAAGGTGATCGCCTCCGGCGAGATCGCTCGGGCGGTGACGCTACAGGGCGTGCGCGCCACGGCCGGTGCCCGGGCGGCCATCGAGAAGGCCGGCGGCAAGGTCGAAGCGTAA
- the rpmD gene encoding 50S ribosomal protein L30: MAKNKQIRVTLVRSLSGRLAGHKACVSGLGLRRMHHSVVVNDTPENRGMINKVSYMLQVEEV, translated from the coding sequence ATGGCTAAGAACAAGCAGATTCGTGTGACCCTGGTGCGCAGCCTGTCGGGCCGGCTGGCCGGACATAAGGCCTGCGTCTCCGGGCTTGGCCTCCGGCGCATGCACCACAGCGTGGTGGTCAACGATACGCCGGAGAACCGCGGGATGATCAACAAGGTCTCCTACATGCTCCAGGTCGAGGAGGTCTGA
- the rplF gene encoding 50S ribosomal protein L6, with amino-acid sequence MSRVANNPVTIPSGVEVNLGGDRQITVKGGKGELSHTIHEWVDVGQEEQNLTFAANRERQDAVALAGTTRALVNNMVRGVSEGFERRLQLVGVGYRAQAQGQKLNLTLGFSHPVEHPVPEGVTVETPSNTEIVVRGIDKQKVGQVAADIRAYRPPEPYKGKGVRYADERVIMKEAKKK; translated from the coding sequence ATGTCCAGAGTAGCGAACAATCCGGTAACGATCCCGAGTGGTGTCGAGGTCAATCTTGGCGGCGATCGTCAGATCACCGTCAAGGGCGGCAAGGGTGAGCTCAGCCACACCATCCACGAGTGGGTGGACGTGGGCCAGGAAGAGCAGAACCTGACCTTTGCGGCCAACCGTGAGCGGCAGGATGCTGTCGCTCTGGCGGGCACCACCCGGGCCCTGGTCAACAATATGGTCCGTGGTGTGAGCGAGGGCTTCGAGCGGCGTCTGCAGCTGGTGGGTGTCGGGTACCGCGCCCAGGCGCAGGGGCAGAAGCTCAACCTCACGCTCGGATTTTCGCACCCGGTCGAGCATCCGGTGCCCGAAGGCGTCACAGTCGAGACGCCGTCCAACACGGAAATCGTGGTGAGGGGCATCGACAAGCAGAAGGTCGGTCAGGTGGCGGCAGACATCCGCGCCTACCGTCCGCCGGAGCCCTACAAGGGCAAGGGCGTTCGGTACGCCGACGAGCGGGTCATCATGAAGGAAGCCAAGAAGAAGTAA
- the secY gene encoding preprotein translocase subunit SecY: MGRLTEVRQRLTFVVMALIVYRLGAHITIPGIDQGALADMFEQQAGTILDMFNMFSGGALGRLSIFALGVMPYISASIIMQLMSAVVPSLQQLRKEGEQGRRVITKYTRYGTLALALFQGIGITVALQNQGVVLDPGPSFVFIGTTTLVTGTMFLMWLGEQITERGIGNGISLIIFAGIVAGLPAALGGTLELTRTGELGIPTVIILLMLALGVIWFIVFMERGQRRITIHYARRQQGRKMYAGQTSHLPLKINMAGVIPAIFASSIILFPATIGQWFGEMEGLSWMQRLGQTLSPGQPLYIAFYAAAIIFFCFFYTALVFNSRDTADNLKRSGAFIPGVRPGEQTSRYIDKVMTRLTLVGAGYITAVCLLPEFLILYWNVPFYFGGTSLLIIVVVVMDFMSQLQAHLVSHQYEPLMKKANLQAHGRGAGGGLMR; this comes from the coding sequence ATGGGTCGGCTCACGGAGGTCCGCCAGCGGCTGACGTTCGTGGTCATGGCCCTGATCGTCTATCGACTGGGCGCGCATATCACGATTCCGGGCATCGACCAGGGCGCCCTCGCGGATATGTTCGAGCAGCAGGCGGGGACGATCCTGGACATGTTCAACATGTTTTCGGGCGGTGCGCTGGGCCGGCTGTCGATCTTTGCACTGGGCGTGATGCCCTATATCAGCGCATCAATCATCATGCAGTTGATGAGTGCGGTGGTGCCCTCGCTGCAGCAGCTGCGCAAGGAAGGCGAGCAGGGCCGCCGCGTGATCACCAAGTACACGCGCTACGGCACGCTGGCGCTGGCGCTGTTCCAGGGCATCGGTATTACGGTGGCCCTGCAGAACCAGGGCGTGGTCCTGGATCCGGGCCCGAGTTTCGTGTTCATCGGCACGACGACGCTCGTCACGGGGACGATGTTCCTCATGTGGCTGGGTGAGCAGATCACCGAGCGGGGTATCGGCAACGGCATTTCGCTGATCATTTTCGCAGGCATCGTGGCCGGGCTTCCGGCAGCGCTGGGTGGCACGCTTGAGCTGACCCGGACGGGCGAGCTGGGCATTCCGACGGTCATCATCCTGCTGATGCTGGCGCTGGGGGTGATCTGGTTCATTGTGTTCATGGAGCGCGGCCAGCGCCGGATCACGATTCACTACGCGCGACGGCAGCAGGGCCGGAAGATGTATGCGGGGCAGACCAGCCATCTGCCGCTGAAGATCAACATGGCCGGTGTGATCCCGGCGATCTTCGCCTCCAGCATCATTCTCTTTCCCGCCACCATTGGACAGTGGTTCGGTGAGATGGAGGGGCTTTCGTGGATGCAGCGCCTCGGGCAGACCCTGAGCCCCGGGCAGCCGCTCTACATCGCCTTCTATGCGGCGGCGATCATCTTTTTCTGTTTTTTCTACACGGCGCTGGTTTTCAACTCGCGGGATACGGCCGACAACCTGAAGCGCTCCGGTGCCTTCATTCCCGGTGTCCGGCCCGGTGAGCAGACCTCGCGCTATATCGACAAGGTCATGACGCGGCTCACGCTGGTGGGCGCGGGGTACATCACGGCGGTCTGCCTGCTGCCGGAGTTCCTGATCCTCTACTGGAACGTGCCGTTCTACTTTGGTGGCACTTCGCTGCTGATCATCGTGGTGGTGGTGATGGACTTCATGTCGCAGCTGCAGGCACACCTCGTATCCCACCAGTACGAGCCGCTGATGAAGAAGGCTAATCTGCAGGCCCACGGGCGTGGTGCCGGCGGCGGGCTGATGCGCTGA
- the rpmJ gene encoding 50S ribosomal protein L36: MKVRASVKKICRNCKVIKRGGVVRVICTTDARHKQRQG, encoded by the coding sequence ATGAAGGTACGTGCCTCGGTCAAGAAAATCTGCCGCAACTGCAAGGTGATCAAGCGTGGCGGCGTGGTGCGGGTGATCTGCACGACGGATGCGCGCCATAAGCAGCGCCAGGGCTGA
- the rpsE gene encoding 30S ribosomal protein S5 gives MATSDVSGEGLREKLITINRVAKVVKGGRQFGFTALTVVGDGEGSVGYGYGKAREVPLAIQKAMERARQNMRQVNLNGPTLQYAITGYHGSSKVFMQPASEGTGIIAGGAMRAVFEVVGVQDVLAKAIGSRNPINVVQATIKALSDYHSPEYVAAKRGKTVEEVQS, from the coding sequence ATGGCGACCAGTGATGTCAGCGGTGAGGGTCTTCGCGAGAAGCTCATCACCATCAATCGCGTGGCCAAGGTGGTGAAGGGTGGCCGTCAGTTCGGCTTTACCGCCCTGACCGTGGTCGGCGATGGCGAGGGTTCCGTGGGTTACGGGTACGGGAAGGCCCGTGAAGTGCCCCTGGCCATTCAGAAGGCCATGGAGCGTGCCCGGCAGAACATGCGTCAGGTCAACCTCAACGGCCCGACCCTGCAGTACGCGATCACGGGGTACCACGGCTCGAGCAAGGTGTTCATGCAGCCGGCCTCGGAAGGTACCGGCATCATCGCCGGTGGCGCCATGCGCGCCGTCTTCGAGGTGGTCGGCGTGCAGGACGTGCTGGCCAAGGCCATCGGCTCGCGCAACCCGATCAACGTGGTTCAGGCGACCATCAAGGCGCTCTCCGACTATCACTCTCCGGAGTACGTGGCGGCCAAGCGCGGCAAGACGGTCGAAGAGGTTCAGAGCTGA